TTTTTtcggtttgtttatttttgttttttgcatggTAAGAAGCGTgggataggccaggtgtggtggttcatgcttgtaagccccaacactttgggaggccagtgggtggattgcttgagttcaggagttcgagactagcctgggcaacatggcgaaaccccgtctgtacaatacaaaatttagctagatgtggtggcttgcgcctgtagtcgctctagtctcagctacccaggaggctgaggtgataggatcgcttgagcccaggagattggggttgcagtgagccaggatcgcgccactgaactccagcttagGCGGCGGAGTGAgaccctaactcaaaaaaaaaaaaaaaaaaaaaaaaagagaaaagaaaagaagcagggCTGGCTGATTAGGACAGCATTTCTTTTGCCGCCAGTTGAACAGCGGCGTCTAGAGTTTCCGGCCATAATTGCAAGAATTTATCGAAAAGCTTTACATGTtttcttggttttggttttgagacagagcctcgctctgtcgcccaccctggggtgcagtggcgcgatcatagctcactgcagcatcgacctcccgggttcaagcgatcctcgcTTCATTCTCCTGaattgctgggaccacaggcgcgtgccatcgCGCCcgggtatttttttgtttttgtagatatggagtcttgccatattgctcaggctggtctcgatctcctgggctcaagcgatcctcccgccttggccacccaaagtgctgggatacaggagtgagccaccgcgcccagtcgcAGTACACTAAAAGCATTTATTCGGTCCGCGTCCCCCGCCTGCGGGTGCAGGGATGGCGGCTCCTGGCTGGAAGCGGCTGGGGGCCCGGCCAGTGCGCCAGGAGCCGCAGGAACGCTAGTGAGCCGCGCGCGGGGCCGGCAGCTGGGGGTTATTTCAGTGCGCGGGGAGGGGGCGGCCCGCGGCGGAGCGTGGGGTTGAGCGGCTTCCCCCCGCACTGGGGTAAGATCCCAGAACAGGCGGCAGAGCCACCCCACAACCCCCAACCCCAATCCCCGCGCCTGCTGCGGCTGGACGTGAAAAGCCGGTCCCACGCTCTGGGGAGTTAGTCGCCTTCCACTGGGACCTTCAGACGAGTGAGCGAACATGAAGTCCAGTCCTGGCGTCCAAGCCGCCGTCGACCTCACAGCGGGGGCCGCAGGGGGGACAGCGTGTGTACTGACTGGGCAGCCCTTCGACACAATAAAAGTGAAGATGCAGACGTTCCCTGACCTGTACAAGGGCCTCACCGACTGCTTCCTGAAGACATACGCCCAAGTGGGTCTCCGGGGCTTCTACAAGGGCACCGGCCCGGCACTTATGGCCTACGTCGCCGAAAACTCGGTCCTCTTCATGTGCTACGGGTTCTGCCAGCAGTTTGTCAGGAAAGTGGCTGGAATGGACAAGCAGGCAAAGCTGAATGATCTCCAGACTGCAGCTGCGGGGTCCTTCGCCTCTGCATTTGCTGCACTGGCTCTCTGCCCCACTGAGCTTGTGAAGTGCCGGCTACAGACCATGTATGAAATGGAGATGTCAGGGAAGATAGCAAAAAGCCATAATACAATTTGGTCTGTCGTGAAGGGTATCCTTAAAAAGGATGGCCCCTTGGGCTTCTACCATGGACTCTCAAGTACTCTACTTCAAGAAGTACcgggttatttctttttctttggtggcTATGAACTGAGCCGATCGTTTTTTGCCTCAGGGAGATCAAAAGATGAACTAGGCCCTGTCCATTTGATGTTAAGTGGTGGAGTTGCTGGAATTTGCCTCTGGCTTGTCGTGTTCCCAGTGGATTGTATTAAATCCAGAATTCAAGTTCTTTCCATGTATGGGAAACAGGCAGGATTTATTGGTACCCTCTTAAGTGTTGTGAGAAATGAAGGAATAGCAGCCTTATATTCTGGACTGAAAGCTACTATGATTCGAGCAATCCCTGCCAATGGGGCACTGTTTGTGGCCTATGAATACAGCAGGAAGATGATGATGAGCCAGTTGGAAGCATACTGAAGTGTCTTGGTGAACCTGGATCTGAGTCCATGAGTTTGAGGACTACAGTTCATCACAGGATTCAGCAGAGTACAAGACCACTGCCGAATTTTGACTTCATGGGAATTTTGGTTTTATCTTCCCTTCTTCTACCCTAAATCTTAACTTTATGGAAGGGCCTCTATTTTACATCATATAATTTCTGCCCATAATTGTATTGAAATAGGAAAGTTGCTGCTCTTGCGCTTGCTGGAATGTATAGGGTGGGCTGGTTGGCCCTATGTACCTAATCTGAAAAACTAAATATTCTGTCAGGGCCTTTGCATAAAGCCGTTTGTGTGTACATGCAGTTTGGATGATTCTATGTTGTGAGTCAAACAATTTAGTTCTATATATAATCTCAAATATCAGCCCCCCAAACCCAGAATTGACCATATTTTGTGAAGATAGGTATGAAGGTATGAATGATTACTTAGaatcactctctgtctctcttttttttttttggagagggagtctcactctgtcgcccaggctggagtgctgtggcatgatctcagctcactgcaacctctgcctccctggttcaagcgattctcctgcctcagcctcctgagtagctgggattacaggtgcccaccaccacgcccagctaatttttgtatttttagtagggatggggtttcaccatgttggccaggctggtctcgaactccttacctcaggtgatccacccacctcggcctcccaaagtgctgggattataggcatgagacaccgcgcccagctagGATCTCTTTTAAAGTCTGCTTAACATGTGCACTACGTTAGGTGGTTCAAGTTTTGAAACGTCTTCATGTGGTGCTTGATACCAAAATACTCCTCTttctcccatatatatatatatatatatatatatatatatatatatacttttttttttttttttttgagatgcagtctcactcttgttgcccaggctggagtgcagtggcacgatctcggctcactgcaaccaccacctcccgggttcaagtgattcttctacctcagcctcccaagtagctgggactacaggtgtacgccaccacgcccggctaacttttgtgtttttagtagagatagggttttgccatgttggccaggcttgtcatgaactcctgacctcaggtgatccacccgcctaggcctcccaaagttctgggattataggcgtgagccgccatgcctggcctcatctaTATTTTTAAGAGGAGAAGGTACCTGCATACCAGTGTGGCTTTGACATTCTTGAGTTAAAAGTTTCAGAGTAAGCATTGTGGATTTTCCCAAGAAACAATACCCTTAATATAGTGTTATCCATTTTCAAAGTGGGATTATATTCTGCACTCTGCCTATATGGTTAGGGATGGTCTAGAGTATCATCAGGCCTTGGGGAATCCACACAGCCTTCCTGCACCAGCTTCCCTTCTCCCCCTCAAAGGAGCTGGGCTTTAGTTCGAGGAAGAAGATGCGCACCTATGCTTTGATGAAGATTCATGTGGCTGATAACAGTTCTTAGCTTCCAGTCTCTGGGTCCTGGCCTGGGTAGGACTCAAGGGTGTTCATTGGCCCATTTAGAGGTTGTTGATTCATTTTGGGTCACTCACTGTCCTCTCTGCCTCCATCAGCCAGAAACCTTCCTGGGGAACAGAAAGTGACAAAGCTAAGAGAAGCTTTTGTTCCCTGTTTGCTAACAATACTTGTGGGTAAAAGTCATCTACTCTCAGATAGAACTAGACAGAACTTAGTGCTTTTGCTCCACAATGAGTCATGTTAGGGACAACCCTTTCTTGAAGTTTACCTTGGGTCCATAATACCTTCCCATGCCTTTACAGTGCTAGAGTCTTCTAAATTTGGTACTGGCCATCAGTAAATTTTAATGATAACTATGTATGGGGTGTGACTAAGcaatgaaacagaagagaagTAATTTTATTGAACTATAtaccatatgtatgtatatatacactgtcAAAACCCCTCTGAAACAAAGAACAACCCCCAACCTCAAAACATAGTTCATTTATCTGATCCCCACAGACTTGGAGATAAGCAACTGTTCTTTGGCCATGTCATTCTTGTCACCACTAAAGTAAGCCCCATTATTCTGTGTTGCGCCAAGACCACTAGCAGGGTCTCTTTCAGTAACAAGTTTTCTTAAGCAGCCTTTAAAGCTGAAAAGAAGCAGGCTAGCAGTCTTAATAATAGTCTATACCATGTGGGTTTATCATTTGACAGAATGTAATTCCCGCGGGAAACTTTGTTTCCTTAAGCTTTTTGCTATCTATGAAGTCTCTGTGGTAACTCTAGCCTTAGTGTCAGAAGCAAGATGGTCAGGGAAATGAGATACTGACCAGTAAGGGTTGCTGCGGACATTTAGGGGAGGGGAGGCTCAGTGTCATGACTGGTGTGCCCCAGAGCTATGGCTGatcttccatttatttacttttactttaaaagaaaatcatgtttATACTTTAAAGTTATTTATAGATTTAAGTTATATATTCCATACTTAAATGGTCAGTAGCTATGGAGTGGTGCTTCATCGGAGCAGGCCTGTGTTAAATAGAAAACGGGACTGGCATTTAACAGGAAGTGGATCATTTCAGAGTCCACCATCCTGCTGCCTGGCACCCATGAGATAGTCTAAGTTAGCTTTGTTGTCAGCATACCTTCTTACGTGTCATCCATTAAAGATTTAACTCAATACCTTCAACAAAATTAGTATGAGGCAAGTAAGGATAGTGGGAGTGAGGAATAGAAATCTAAGTCAGGAGAATTTTTTTCCTGTCCTATTTGCTTAATTCAGTGTTCAATATTTGGGTACAACTTGTATCATTTCAGATCTCTAAGCAAAAATATAGTAATTTGAAATACTGTGTTTAAAGACATTTGAGGGTTCTATCACCAAATTATTTATCTACATAATACTTATTTAACTCACACCATTTACAATGTATTGTATTGAACTGTGGCTATTCAGACACTAACGGTATCTGGTTTCTGACTTCAAGGATCTGACAGTCTAGATGTTTGTTCTATAGTTAGAAGAGtgatattttagaataaaatttagaagaaaaaagtggAATCCAAatttatattgtgtgtgtgtaatcagTGATGGAATCTCTGAATTTAACAACAGTccccttctctttgtttttatttgttttttttttagatggagtctcgctctgtcacccagagtgcagtggcacgatctcggctcactgcaacctccacctccccggctcaagcaattcttctgcctcagcctccctagtagctgggattacaggcctgtgccaccacacccagctaatttttgtatttttagtagagactggggtttcaccatgttggccaggctggtcttgatctcctgacctcaagtgattcacccacctcggcctcctaaagtgctgggattgtccCCTTCTCTTAATTGTGTTTTTGTATTGTGgctttttgtattctttaaattAGTGCCATGGTATTTGTTTCTAAGATTTAAATTGATCAAATCATTTTTCTGATGCCtagccttattttaaaattttcttcacttCCACATAACATAATTTGCCccttaattttgaaaaatcttttctgTAATTTATTATACCTTTTGGTCTATTGTCAAGGCCAAAGGGTCTGCATCTTGCATTGCTGAAAGATATTGTAGTTAGAAATTCTTTCTGTGTCCTAGCATTCACTGGATGCTAAGCTGTAGTAGTTAAGTATATGTGATATCTCAGAAGGATCATATCTGGCAATGGAGTATCAAACCTGCTCATTTTCTTCATGATCTTGTTGCTGAACTCAGAAGAAATGTAGATTCTCTTTCTTCTGGCCCAGACCTCTAAGGAGGGTGATAATTATTTCCAGGAAGTTTTTGTGTGACTGAAACTACTGGAGATTTTTGCTCAAGACCAGAAAGTATCCCTCTGTCCAGGGCCTGCATTTCCAACTTGAGCAACTCCTCAACTTTAAAATCCCTGTTTTCAAAGTCTATAATTCTCTACTGTCTCTGATCTCTCTAGATTCATGTGAAATTG
The Symphalangus syndactylus isolate Jambi chromosome 7, NHGRI_mSymSyn1-v2.1_pri, whole genome shotgun sequence genome window above contains:
- the SLC25A2 gene encoding mitochondrial ornithine transporter 2 yields the protein MKSSPGVQAAVDLTAGAAGGTACVLTGQPFDTIKVKMQTFPDLYKGLTDCFLKTYAQVGLRGFYKGTGPALMAYVAENSVLFMCYGFCQQFVRKVAGMDKQAKLNDLQTAAAGSFASAFAALALCPTELVKCRLQTMYEMEMSGKIAKSHNTIWSVVKGILKKDGPLGFYHGLSSTLLQEVPGYFFFFGGYELSRSFFASGRSKDELGPVHLMLSGGVAGICLWLVVFPVDCIKSRIQVLSMYGKQAGFIGTLLSVVRNEGIAALYSGLKATMIRAIPANGALFVAYEYSRKMMMSQLEAY